The following proteins are encoded in a genomic region of Arachis stenosperma cultivar V10309 chromosome 4, arast.V10309.gnm1.PFL2, whole genome shotgun sequence:
- the LOC130976322 gene encoding NAD-dependent malic enzyme 59 kDa isoform, mitochondrial has protein sequence MWKLARFAATSLARSRRFSTAIPGPCMVHKRGADILHDPWFNKDTGFPLTERDRLGLRGLLPPRVISFEHQYERFMNSYRSLEKNTRGQSDKFISLAKWRILNRLHDRNETLYYRVLIDNIKEFAPIIYTPTVGLVCQNYSGLYRRPRGMYFSAKDKGEMMSMIYNWPANQVDMIVLTDGSRILGLGDLGVQGIGIPIGKLDMYVAAAGMNPQRILPVMLDVGTNNQKLLEDPLYLGVRQPRLEGEEYLAVVDEFMEAVHARWPKAIVQFEDFQMKWAFETLYRYRKKFCMFNDDIQGTAGVALAGLLGTVRAQGRPLSDFVNQKIVVVGAGSAGLGVLKMAVQAVSRMSGCSETAAKSQFYLIDKNGLVTTERSNLDPAAVPFAKHQSDLEGLAEGASIIEVVKKIKPHVLVGLSGVGGIFNEEVLKAMRESVSTKPAIFAMSNPTMNAECTATDAFNHAGENIVFASGSPFENVNLGDGKFGHVNQANNMYLFPGIGLGTLLSGARLITDGMLQEAAECLASYMTEEDIHKGILYPSIDCIRNVTAEVGAAVLRAAVVEGLAEGHGDVGSKELAHMSKEDTVGYVRENMWFPEYSPLVHEK, from the exons ATGTGGAAGCTCGCACGATTCGCCGCAACAAGTTTGGCCCGATCGCGGCGGTTCTCGACGGCGATTCCAGGTCCGTGCATGGTTCACAAGCGCGGTGCAGATATCCTGCACGATCCATGGTTCAACAAG GATACTGGGTTTCCCTTGACTGAAAGGGATCGGTTGGGGCTTCGGGGTCTCCTTCCTCCTCGTGTCATATCATTCGAGCACCAATATGAACGTTTCA TGAATTCATACAGGTCCTTGGAGAAGAACACCCGGGGCCAATCAGATAAATTTATTTCCTTAGCGAAATGGAGAATCTTAAATAGACTGCATGACAGGAATGAGACTCTGTACTACAGA GTTCTTATTGATAATATTAAAGAGTTTGCTCCAATAATCTATACTCCTACAGTTGGATTAGTGTGTCAAAATTATTCAGGGTTATATAGGCGCCCACGTGGAATGTATTTTAGTGCCAAAGATAAAGGAGAGATGATGTCGATGATCTATAACTGGCCTGCAAATCAG GTAGATATGATTGTCTTGACAGATGGTAGTCGTATTCTTGGCTTAGGTGACCTTGGAGTTCAAGGCATTGGAATACCAATAGGAAAACTTGATATGTATGTTGCTGCTGCTGGTATGAACCCACAGAGA ATACTTCCAGTTATGTTAGATGTTGGCACAAACAATCAAAAGCTACTTGAAGATCCACTTT ATTTGGGAGTTCGACAACCTAGGTTGGAAGGTGAAGAGTACCTAGCAGTTGTGGATGAATTCATGGAAGCTGTCCATGCTCGTTGGCCTAAGGCTATTGTGCAG TTTGAAGATTTCCAAATGAAGTGGGCTTTTGAAACTTTGTACCGATATCGCAAAAAGTTTTGTATGTTTAATGATGATATTCAG GGCACTGCTGGTGTTGCACTTGCCGGATTACTGGGAACTGTAAGAGCCCAAGGTCGACCATTGTCTGATTTTGTGAATCAAAAGATAGTTGTGGTTGGAGCTGGGAG TGCAGGTCTTGGTGTTCTTAAGATGGCTGTCCAGGCAGTTTCAAGGATGTCCGGGTGCAGTGAAACAGCTGCCAAAAGTCAATTCTATTTAATTGATAAGAAT GGTCTTGTCACAACAGAAAGGAGCAATCTAGATCCGGCTGCAGTTCCCTTTGCTAAACACCAAAGTGACCTAGAAGGTCTTGCAGAGGGTGCTAGTATAATTGAAGTG GTTAAGAAGATTAAGCCACATGTGCTTGTTGGATTGTCTGGGGTTGGTGGTATTTTCAATGAGGAG GTGCTTAAGGCAATGAGAGAATCTGTTTCGACAAAACCTGCTATCTTTGCAATGTCTAATCCCACAATGAATG CTGAATGCACTGCTACTGATGCTTTTAACCATGCGGGAGAAAATATAGTGTTTGCCAGTGGAAGCCCTTTCGAAAATGTAAATCTTG GTGATGGAAAATTTGGCCACGTAAATCAAGCCAACAACATGTACCTGTTCCCAGG GATTGGTTTGGGAACACTTCTGTCAGGTGCTCGTCTCATAACAGATGGAATGTTGCAGGAAGCAGCTGAATG TCTTGCTTCATACATGACTGAGGAAGATATCCATAAAGGAATTTTGTATCCATCAATTGATTG TATACGGAACGTTACAGCAGAGGTTGGGGCTGCTGTTCTAAGAGCAGCAGTTGTAGAAGGGCTGGCTGAAGGACATGGTGATGTAGGATCAAAAGAACTTGCACACATGTCAAAA GAGGATACAGTAGGGTACGTTAGAGAAAACATGTGGTTCCCTGAGTATAGCCCCCTTGTTCATGAGAAGTAA
- the LOC130973501 gene encoding uncharacterized protein LOC130973501 has translation MGGGGAADHGHGAHGGDFRSKVWSMTGGPYCRPKHWRRNTAIAMFGVFLICVPLAMKSAELEQRPHHPVRPIPSQIWCKNFGTKDYKDFE, from the exons ATGGGAGGAGGCGGAGCTGCAGATCACGGCCATGGAGCTCATGGAGGAGATTTCAGGAGCAAAGTATGGAGCATGACCGGAGGCCCTTACTGCCGCCCTAAGCACTGGAGGCGCAACACCGCCATAGCCATGTTCGGCGTCTTCCTCATCTGTGTCCCACTCGCTATGAAATCCGCGGAGCTCGAG CAACGGCCACATCACCCTGTTCGGCCGATCCCTTCCCAAATCTGGTGCAAGAACTTTGGAACTAAAGACTATAAAGACTTTGAATGA